A genomic region of Dactylococcopsis salina PCC 8305 contains the following coding sequences:
- a CDS encoding RNA-guided endonuclease InsQ/TnpB family protein, producing MEQTLTLVVKLDIKPEQASQLEETGQAFANACAWINENVNHRLTNRNSIQAVCYNDVKEQFGLKANHIVRACARVASNRKTAKHKGGKVKGFKPTSFDCDGRTFSFREKDWTISVSTLGKRLRLPLRASNYHKGKLTGRKPTSAQICKHKDSQWYCHLQITIDYPDPQKTDKVIGVDFGRREIARTSTNQGWDGKEVQQKRDKFSRVRSSLQKKARKGTRSSRRRCKEVLKRLSGREKRYQKWVNHNISKTIILEAKETDSTVAIEDLTGIRERTNQKPRNKTERRRSNSWAFYQLRTFLEYKGVKEGIKVIAVPPAYTSQTCHCCNHIGIRTNKNFKCSNSECGWRGDADLNGALMIQKWGCSINQPGGSEILSCRISRATENPNRARSGLG from the coding sequence ATGGAACAGACGTTAACTCTTGTAGTAAAGCTAGATATAAAACCTGAACAGGCATCTCAACTTGAGGAAACTGGTCAGGCTTTTGCTAATGCTTGTGCTTGGATTAATGAGAACGTCAACCATCGTTTAACTAATCGCAATTCAATTCAAGCTGTTTGCTATAACGATGTTAAAGAACAGTTTGGGTTAAAGGCTAACCATATTGTCCGTGCTTGCGCTAGAGTCGCTTCTAACCGAAAAACTGCCAAACATAAAGGTGGGAAAGTTAAAGGGTTCAAACCAACTTCCTTCGATTGTGATGGTAGGACGTTCTCTTTTCGAGAGAAGGATTGGACAATTAGCGTCTCTACTCTTGGTAAGCGGTTAAGACTGCCGTTAAGAGCAAGCAATTATCATAAGGGTAAATTAACTGGTCGCAAGCCCACTTCTGCTCAAATTTGTAAACATAAAGATAGTCAATGGTACTGTCATCTTCAAATTACTATTGATTATCCCGATCCCCAAAAAACTGACAAAGTTATTGGAGTTGACTTTGGAAGACGGGAAATAGCTAGAACATCCACAAATCAAGGATGGGACGGAAAAGAAGTTCAACAAAAAAGAGATAAGTTTTCTAGGGTAAGATCATCTCTTCAAAAAAAAGCGCGTAAAGGCACAAGATCGTCTCGCAGAAGATGCAAAGAGGTCTTGAAACGGCTATCAGGACGCGAGAAGAGATATCAAAAGTGGGTTAATCATAACATTAGTAAAACAATTATCTTAGAAGCAAAAGAGACTGACTCCACAGTGGCAATTGAGGACTTAACTGGGATTAGAGAACGAACTAATCAGAAACCTAGAAACAAGACTGAAAGAAGACGTTCTAATTCTTGGGCTTTCTATCAGTTAAGAACTTTCTTGGAGTATAAAGGGGTTAAGGAAGGAATTAAAGTGATTGCTGTTCCTCCTGCTTATACCAGTCAGACTTGCCATTGTTGTAACCATATAGGAATTAGAACCAATAAGAATTTTAAGTGTTCTAATTCGGAGTGTGGTTGGAGAGGAGATGCTGATCTTAATGGTGCTTTGATGATACAAAAATGGGGCTGCTCTATAAACCAGCCTGGAGGCTCGGAGATTCTATCCTGTAGAATTTCTAGGGCTACTGAAAACCCTAACCGAGCGCGAAGCGGGTTAGGGTAA
- a CDS encoding phosphomannose isomerase type II C-terminal cupin domain, protein MSDFNPANDSETTETRLPPWGSVTVLEKGERYSINRIEVKPGHHISTQMHYHRTEHWVVVAGTAKVIKDGEEITLIPKQSTYVPMNTPHRVENPGVIPLVMIEVQNGEYLGEDDIVRFGDVESSME, encoded by the coding sequence ATGAGTGATTTTAACCCTGCCAACGATTCAGAAACAACAGAAACTCGTCTTCCGCCTTGGGGTTCGGTTACGGTTTTGGAAAAGGGAGAACGCTATTCCATTAATCGCATCGAAGTTAAACCAGGACATCATATTAGCACCCAAATGCACTATCATCGCACAGAACATTGGGTGGTTGTCGCGGGAACAGCGAAAGTAATCAAAGATGGCGAAGAAATTACGCTCATCCCGAAACAATCCACTTATGTTCCGATGAATACTCCCCATCGGGTAGAAAACCCAGGAGTGATCCCTTTAGTAATGATTGAAGTGCAAAATGGGGAATATTTAGGAGAAGATGATATTGTCCGTTTTGGTGATGTAGAAAGCTCAATGGAATGA
- a CDS encoding lecithin retinol acyltransferase family protein produces MAKGDQIYILEPFVNLQGIYEHHGIDGGDGSVIHLRKSNETITRAPFSEFTGGKEVYVKHYPLSFVSDVVVRRAESRLGEKARYNLLFNNCEHFATWCKLGYAYSQQVKDFVPILSRLQVEKLSQPLQEALKGTETQEKEQLVSAALADIKKVWDRTQPIYNQSLEESKVWQAVAWKALQEGKEKVAKAAIQRKLRYQKQAEKEKKKLDQLAQMTETLLRSQISS; encoded by the coding sequence ATGGCGAAAGGGGATCAGATTTATATTTTAGAGCCTTTTGTAAACTTGCAAGGGATTTATGAACATCATGGCATTGATGGCGGCGATGGAAGCGTCATCCATCTTCGCAAGTCTAATGAAACCATTACTCGCGCTCCTTTCTCTGAGTTTACAGGTGGAAAAGAGGTCTATGTCAAACATTATCCCCTTTCTTTTGTTTCTGATGTGGTGGTTCGTCGCGCCGAAAGTCGTCTTGGAGAAAAAGCTCGTTACAATCTGCTTTTTAACAACTGCGAACATTTTGCCACGTGGTGTAAGCTCGGTTATGCCTACAGTCAACAAGTAAAAGACTTTGTTCCGATTTTATCGCGATTGCAAGTGGAAAAGTTATCCCAACCGCTACAGGAGGCTTTAAAAGGGACAGAAACACAGGAAAAGGAGCAGTTGGTAAGTGCTGCTCTTGCGGATATTAAAAAGGTTTGGGATCGCACCCAACCAATTTACAATCAGAGTTTAGAGGAAAGTAAGGTTTGGCAAGCAGTGGCTTGGAAAGCGTTACAGGAAGGAAAGGAAAAGGTCGCTAAAGCGGCGATTCAACGTAAACTCCGTTATCAAAAACAAGCGGAAAAGGAGAAAAAAAAGCTGGATCAGTTGGCACAGATGACGGAAACCTTGCTACGCTCTCAAATTTCTTCGTGA
- a CDS encoding DUF2470 domain-containing protein — translation MADPITPEISDRICQHMNEDHRDAVLLYAQKFGNTPEAESATLASIDPEGMNLSAIVAGKSVPVRVTFDHTLQDSEDAHQTLIAMVKQSKK, via the coding sequence ATGGCTGACCCAATTACGCCCGAAATCAGCGATCGCATTTGTCAACACATGAACGAAGATCATCGTGATGCGGTTCTTCTCTACGCCCAAAAATTTGGCAATACTCCCGAAGCTGAGTCCGCCACTTTAGCCTCGATCGATCCTGAAGGAATGAACCTTTCCGCAATCGTAGCAGGAAAATCTGTACCTGTGCGCGTCACCTTTGATCACACCCTCCAGGATTCCGAAGACGCTCACCAGACTTTAATCGCCATGGTAAAACAGAGCAAAAAGTAA
- a CDS encoding cobalt-precorrin-6A reductase has protein sequence MIWLIGGTSESVLIAETLLAQGLLCLVSVTTKSAIDLYPKTDLITVKVGALSFEKMITLAETYGIEKIVDASHPYAAAVSQSAIELSQQLQIPYLRYERPQVSPDNSFPIIELDSFDTLVNGDYLHDHRVLLTVGYKALPQFQSWHQKATLFARVLPSVSSVENALEAGFSPKQLIALRPPVSYELEKALCEQWQISLIVTKASGKAGGEDIKRQVATALGIPLIVIRRPELAYPQKTSKLESVVNFCCEHG, from the coding sequence ATGATCTGGTTAATTGGTGGCACAAGTGAAAGTGTTTTAATTGCAGAGACGTTGCTGGCTCAAGGCTTGCTATGTCTGGTGAGCGTGACGACAAAAAGCGCGATCGACCTCTATCCCAAGACAGATTTAATCACGGTGAAAGTTGGGGCGTTGTCCTTTGAGAAAATGATCACATTAGCGGAAACATACGGGATTGAGAAAATTGTTGATGCGTCTCATCCTTATGCGGCTGCTGTCTCTCAAAGCGCGATCGAGCTATCTCAACAATTACAGATTCCTTACTTACGCTACGAACGTCCGCAAGTTTCCCCCGATAACTCGTTTCCGATCATCGAACTAGATAGTTTTGACACCCTCGTTAACGGGGATTATCTCCATGATCATCGCGTTTTATTAACAGTCGGTTATAAAGCGCTACCTCAGTTTCAATCTTGGCATCAAAAAGCGACCTTATTTGCGCGGGTTTTACCCAGTGTGTCTTCTGTAGAAAACGCTTTAGAAGCGGGATTTTCCCCGAAACAATTAATTGCACTGCGTCCCCCTGTCAGCTATGAATTAGAAAAGGCTTTATGTGAACAATGGCAGATTTCCCTAATCGTTACCAAAGCATCAGGAAAAGCAGGAGGAGAGGACATTAAACGCCAAGTCGCCACAGCATTAGGGATTCCCTTAATTGTCATCCGCCGTCCTGAGCTTGCTTATCCTCAGAAAACCAGTAAACTAGAAAGTGTTGTTAACTTTTGTTGTGAACATGGCTGA
- a CDS encoding YdcF family protein, producing MGKKKRRKLWLGIILILALVGWGEYKQLRSWLVRPDAVLVLGGAEEREHYAAKLAKQHPDLPIWVSSGSPEWYARQIFQKEGIARDRVRLDYRAQDTVTNFTTLVDDLKAQKIDSVYLVTSENHLLRARVVGEIVFGSRGIILKPAPVPTKSPPEPWQKSLRDGARAMLWLTTGHTGRELKDSDQFQLLKKM from the coding sequence GTGGGAAAAAAGAAAAGAAGAAAACTGTGGTTGGGAATAATCCTGATCCTCGCTTTGGTGGGTTGGGGTGAATATAAACAGCTAAGAAGTTGGTTGGTTCGTCCTGATGCTGTGTTGGTGTTGGGAGGTGCGGAAGAAAGAGAACACTATGCCGCAAAATTGGCGAAGCAACATCCAGATTTGCCGATTTGGGTGTCTTCTGGGAGTCCAGAATGGTATGCTCGGCAGATTTTTCAGAAAGAAGGCATCGCGCGCGATCGGGTGCGTTTAGATTACCGCGCCCAAGATACAGTGACTAACTTCACAACTTTAGTGGATGACTTAAAAGCCCAAAAAATTGATAGTGTCTATTTGGTCACTTCCGAAAATCATCTTCTCCGCGCTCGTGTCGTCGGGGAAATTGTGTTTGGGAGTCGTGGCATTATTCTGAAACCCGCACCTGTTCCCACAAAATCTCCTCCTGAACCTTGGCAGAAATCACTCCGAGACGGCGCACGTGCTATGCTGTGGCTAACAACAGGTCACACAGGAAGGGAGCTTAAGGATTCTGATCAGTTTCAGTTGTTGAAAAAAATGTAA
- a CDS encoding DUF3134 domain-containing protein gives MNNPSLRQEPRYEPASVIPLKQDTSLLDWLEANNRLMPKEAPESENEKYLGEDEEIAQLMGEDYRTNSDAGVDNELG, from the coding sequence ATGAATAATCCTTCTCTACGACAAGAACCTCGGTATGAACCCGCTTCTGTAATTCCCTTAAAACAAGACACCTCACTTTTAGACTGGTTAGAAGCCAATAATCGCCTGATGCCAAAAGAAGCGCCCGAAAGCGAAAACGAGAAATATCTAGGAGAAGACGAAGAAATCGCCCAACTGATGGGAGAAGATTATCGCACCAATAGTGACGCAGGGGTCGATAATGAACTAGGATAA
- the glgP gene encoding alpha-glucan family phosphorylase, with amino-acid sequence MKPIRTFNVSPSLPPKLEPLKKLAYNIHWDWNVETKDLFRRLDNQLWESCRHNPVALLGNISQSRLAEVAEDEGFIAQMERAEEQLDLYLQERNWFRKNRQQALGEECYAYFCAEYGLTDCLPLYSGGLGVLAGDHLKSASDLGLPLIAVGLLYQEGYFSQYLNADGWQQEAYPISDFSNMPLHLERKSDGSELRVEVDYPGRTVIARVWRIDVGGVRLYLLDTNIEGNSEYDHNITDRLYGGDLDMRIHQEMMLGIGGFRALKALGYTPTVFHLNEGHSAFLVLERMRRLIEDDGLSFEEAKQMVQASQMFTTHTPVSAGFDMFNPDQTMYYVGHYADIFGLSREEFLAMGRENTGDLSSPFSMAALALRTSSFLNGVSKLHGEVSRDMFKGMWKGLPVSEVPITSITNGTHARSVVAKSTQQLYDRYLGPNWSDKGPDDPLWEKVNAIPDDELWRNHERARADMVVMVRDWLGKKLRQRGASQAELDKATEVLDPNVLTIGFARRFATYKRATLFLRDIDRIKKIIMGNPDRRLQFVIAGKAHPKDMPGKELIRQLIHIAREEGIEEYLVFVPDYDTHVARAMVSGCDIWLNTPRRPREASGTSGMKAAMNGLPNLSVLDGWWDEADYTATGWAIGQGEIYEDQHYQDEVEANALYDLLEQEILPLFYDRDANGVPRGWVQKMKNAIRLNIPQFNTARMLRDYSVYGYFPSSDRYFAMTENNYANTKAVAQWKKQVFERWYDIRIESIDVSEETDIVVNETIEVKAVLDLAGLKPDDVSVELYLGKLNSNGEIVNGTPIPMEHTGETTSAGVTYKGSLVYRASGLQGLSLRVLPKNQYMAHPHELGLILWADDK; translated from the coding sequence ATGAAGCCAATTCGTACCTTTAATGTTTCTCCCTCCCTTCCCCCAAAATTAGAGCCATTAAAAAAGCTCGCCTACAATATTCACTGGGATTGGAACGTTGAAACCAAAGACCTCTTTCGACGCTTAGACAACCAACTGTGGGAATCTTGTCGTCATAACCCCGTTGCTCTCCTGGGAAATATCAGTCAATCCCGACTGGCGGAAGTTGCCGAAGATGAAGGCTTCATCGCTCAAATGGAGCGAGCGGAAGAGCAACTAGACCTCTATTTGCAAGAGCGAAACTGGTTTCGGAAAAACCGCCAACAAGCTCTAGGTGAAGAATGTTATGCCTATTTCTGCGCCGAATATGGTTTAACCGATTGTCTTCCCCTTTATTCTGGTGGTTTAGGAGTTCTCGCTGGTGATCATCTCAAATCGGCTAGTGATTTAGGCTTACCTTTGATCGCAGTGGGCTTACTTTACCAAGAAGGGTATTTCTCCCAATACTTAAACGCCGATGGTTGGCAACAAGAAGCCTATCCCATCAGCGACTTTAGCAATATGCCCTTACACCTAGAACGGAAGTCTGACGGCTCAGAATTACGGGTGGAAGTGGATTATCCAGGGCGCACCGTGATCGCTCGCGTCTGGCGCATTGATGTGGGAGGAGTTCGCCTCTATCTCCTCGATACCAACATTGAAGGGAATTCCGAATATGATCACAATATCACCGATCGCCTTTATGGCGGTGATCTCGATATGCGGATTCACCAAGAAATGATGTTGGGAATCGGTGGTTTCCGCGCTCTGAAAGCCCTCGGCTATACTCCCACCGTCTTCCACCTTAACGAAGGTCACAGCGCCTTTTTAGTCTTAGAACGGATGCGTCGCCTCATTGAAGATGATGGCTTGAGCTTTGAGGAAGCAAAACAGATGGTACAAGCCAGCCAGATGTTCACCACTCATACGCCTGTATCCGCAGGGTTTGATATGTTCAACCCCGATCAAACCATGTATTATGTGGGACATTACGCCGATATCTTTGGCTTATCCCGTGAAGAATTTTTAGCCATGGGACGAGAAAATACGGGTGATTTATCTTCTCCCTTCAGTATGGCAGCCTTAGCATTACGGACAAGCTCTTTCCTTAATGGAGTCAGTAAACTGCATGGGGAAGTGTCACGGGATATGTTTAAGGGAATGTGGAAAGGACTTCCCGTTTCTGAAGTTCCCATCACCTCGATCACCAATGGCACTCACGCTCGTAGCGTGGTCGCTAAATCTACGCAACAACTTTACGATCGATATTTAGGTCCCAACTGGTCGGATAAAGGTCCCGATGATCCGCTTTGGGAAAAAGTTAATGCCATTCCTGATGATGAGTTATGGCGCAACCATGAACGCGCTCGCGCCGATATGGTGGTGATGGTGCGTGACTGGCTGGGCAAGAAATTGCGCCAACGGGGAGCAAGTCAGGCGGAGTTAGATAAAGCAACGGAAGTGCTTGATCCGAATGTGTTAACCATCGGTTTTGCGCGACGCTTTGCTACCTACAAACGAGCGACTTTATTCCTACGGGATATCGATCGCATTAAAAAGATTATCATGGGAAATCCCGATCGACGCTTGCAATTCGTCATCGCTGGGAAAGCACACCCGAAAGATATGCCAGGGAAAGAGTTAATTCGTCAACTGATCCATATCGCACGGGAAGAAGGGATTGAAGAGTATCTCGTGTTTGTTCCCGACTATGACACCCATGTCGCTCGTGCCATGGTTTCTGGTTGCGATATTTGGCTCAATACTCCGCGTCGTCCCCGTGAAGCCTCTGGAACATCAGGCATGAAAGCGGCAATGAATGGACTGCCTAATCTCAGCGTTCTCGACGGCTGGTGGGATGAGGCGGATTACACCGCTACAGGTTGGGCAATTGGTCAAGGAGAAATTTACGAAGACCAACACTATCAAGATGAAGTGGAAGCCAATGCGCTCTATGATCTCCTAGAGCAAGAGATTCTTCCCCTATTTTACGATCGAGATGCCAATGGTGTTCCTCGCGGTTGGGTGCAAAAAATGAAAAATGCGATTCGCTTGAATATACCGCAATTTAACACCGCACGGATGCTACGAGATTACAGTGTCTATGGTTATTTTCCCAGCAGCGATCGTTATTTCGCCATGACGGAAAATAATTATGCAAACACCAAAGCCGTCGCCCAATGGAAAAAACAAGTCTTTGAGCGTTGGTATGACATCAGAATTGAAAGCATTGATGTTTCCGAAGAAACCGACATTGTTGTCAACGAAACGATTGAGGTAAAAGCCGTTTTAGACTTAGCGGGTTTAAAACCTGATGATGTGAGCGTAGAACTTTATTTAGGAAAACTCAACAGCAATGGCGAGATTGTTAATGGAACTCCCATTCCGATGGAACACACGGGAGAAACCACCAGCGCTGGTGTCACTTATAAAGGTTCTCTCGTTTACCGCGCCAGTGGCTTACAAGGGTTATCCTTGCGCGTCTTACCCAAAAACCAATACATGGCACATCCCCATGAATTAGGCTTAATTCTCTGGGCTGACGATAAGTAA
- a CDS encoding putative toxin-antitoxin system toxin component, PIN family has product MSNSRIVIDTNVIVSALIFSNSTTMRAFSLAQTRGIILMSFDLISELIDVLNRKKFDRYVSRETRETFLASLSTETELIETTEAISICRDPKDNKFLELAVSGNASYIVTGDKDLLELHPFQDVLILTPADFIRYFAQK; this is encoded by the coding sequence ATGAGCAATAGTCGCATTGTCATTGATACGAATGTGATTGTTAGTGCCTTAATATTTTCCAATTCCACTACAATGCGGGCTTTTTCCCTAGCACAAACTAGGGGAATTATTTTGATGTCATTTGATCTGATTTCCGAGTTAATTGATGTTCTGAACCGTAAAAAATTTGATCGATATGTATCACGGGAAACTCGGGAGACTTTTTTAGCGAGTCTTTCAACAGAAACTGAGTTGATAGAGACAACTGAAGCCATTTCTATTTGTCGAGACCCAAAAGATAATAAGTTTTTAGAACTAGCTGTTTCTGGTAACGCAAGCTATATCGTAACTGGAGACAAAGATTTATTAGAACTTCATCCCTTTCAAGATGTTTTGATTCTTACGCCCGCCGATTTTATTCGTTATTTTGCTCAAAAATAA
- the sds gene encoding solanesyl diphosphate synthase, with product MTSVTSLFAPVDEDLRLLTDNLKQLVGARHPILGAAAEHLFGAGGKRLRPALVLLASRATMTKQDLTSYHRRLAEITEMIHTASLVHDDVVDESETRRNVATVNSLFGNRIAVLAGDFLFAQSSWYLANLDNLAVVKLLSEVIRDFAEGEIRQGLSQFDIELSIADYLEKSYYKTASLMANSIKAAGVLSGVSPEVCDHLYSYGRNFGLAFQIVDDILDFTATSEVLGKPACSDLKSGNLTAPVLYALEEKPELKDLIDNEFTGEGELEQAIALVKESKGIDRTRDLAAHHSKLAVTALDQALEDSPSTQALRELADYILRRLY from the coding sequence ATGACCTCTGTAACATCCTTATTTGCTCCTGTTGATGAAGACCTGCGCTTATTAACAGATAATTTAAAACAACTCGTGGGAGCGCGTCACCCCATTCTTGGTGCGGCTGCGGAACATTTATTTGGCGCGGGGGGGAAAAGATTACGCCCAGCGCTGGTTTTATTGGCTTCTCGTGCCACAATGACGAAACAAGATTTAACCTCTTATCATCGTCGTTTAGCTGAAATTACGGAAATGATCCATACAGCGAGTTTAGTCCATGATGACGTGGTAGATGAGTCGGAAACTCGCCGTAATGTTGCCACTGTCAACAGTTTATTTGGCAATCGGATCGCGGTTTTAGCAGGTGATTTCTTATTTGCTCAATCTTCCTGGTATTTGGCAAACTTGGACAACCTCGCGGTGGTGAAACTCCTGTCTGAGGTGATTCGTGATTTCGCCGAGGGAGAAATTCGTCAGGGGTTAAGTCAGTTTGATATTGAGTTATCGATCGCCGATTATTTAGAAAAGAGTTACTATAAAACCGCTTCTTTGATGGCAAATAGTATTAAAGCAGCAGGAGTGCTAAGTGGGGTTTCTCCAGAGGTATGCGACCATCTCTATAGTTATGGGCGCAATTTTGGTTTGGCTTTCCAAATTGTTGATGATATCCTTGATTTTACCGCGACCAGTGAGGTGTTAGGGAAACCCGCTTGTTCAGACTTGAAAAGTGGCAATTTGACCGCTCCCGTGCTGTATGCGTTGGAAGAAAAGCCCGAATTGAAAGATTTGATTGACAATGAGTTTACAGGAGAGGGAGAGTTAGAACAGGCGATCGCGCTGGTGAAAGAAAGTAAAGGTATCGATCGCACCAGAGATTTAGCTGCTCATCACAGCAAGTTAGCGGTTACGGCGTTAGATCAGGCTTTAGAAGATTCTCCCTCCACGCAAGCGCTACGAGAATTAGCGGATTACATCTTACGACGACTCTATTGA
- a CDS encoding exopolysaccharide biosynthesis protein, protein MAKLSQELSRYFCEEERPDQVQLSDFLEIAKERIFGFLFVILALPSALPIPAPGYSIPFGVVMFLLASQMVIGAKKLWLPQRVRTYQLDLKTVQGFVKKGVPWLQRLETLSRPRLSYVCTSALGRIILGSAITLMSISMMIPIPGTNTLPAIGIFIIGFGLQEDDGLISLGGLTVCVLALVVVLGIIIGGVSLLDYLKDSLMGN, encoded by the coding sequence ATGGCAAAACTATCTCAGGAGTTATCTCGTTATTTTTGTGAGGAAGAAAGACCTGATCAGGTACAACTATCAGATTTTTTAGAAATAGCGAAAGAAAGAATTTTTGGCTTTTTGTTTGTTATTCTGGCGCTTCCTTCTGCGCTACCAATTCCAGCACCTGGCTACTCAATTCCATTTGGTGTGGTGATGTTTTTATTAGCCAGTCAGATGGTAATTGGGGCGAAAAAACTTTGGCTTCCCCAACGAGTGCGAACTTATCAGTTGGACTTGAAAACAGTACAAGGGTTTGTTAAAAAAGGTGTGCCATGGTTACAACGGCTAGAAACCTTATCACGTCCTCGTCTGAGTTATGTTTGCACAAGTGCTTTGGGTCGCATCATACTTGGGAGCGCGATCACCCTGATGTCAATTTCAATGATGATTCCCATTCCTGGCACTAACACTTTACCCGCAATTGGTATTTTTATTATTGGCTTTGGTTTACAAGAAGATGATGGTTTAATTAGTTTGGGAGGATTAACGGTTTGTGTTCTCGCTTTGGTTGTGGTGTTAGGAATTATTATTGGTGGAGTTAGTCTTTTGGATTATTTGAAAGATAGTTTAATGGGGAATTAA